Proteins encoded within one genomic window of Elusimicrobiota bacterium:
- a CDS encoding carboxypeptidase regulatory-like domain-containing protein, with translation GDGYLYAVGRSSGTGSDKDLLIVKISSSGAAVTTPAVTTPATTYYYIKGYVKDSGGTGISGVTVNCTGTSPYTTTSNGYYEFLNLTASGNYTITPSKTDYVFSPTDKSYTTLSANQSDQNFTGRKPLLSASVSSLDFGEVVIGNSKSLTFTITDSTSTGLLSGTISDDVNWITTDVTTFTGNSTVVTVTVNTTGLSKSQYSGTITLTSNGGNTSITVSVSATCVLTKPNPYNPRAGKVTFFGSGVVPNDTKIRIYTVSGDLVKTVNTTTTDSQGQPVLEWDGKNEDGDMVVSGVYIYVSESPKEKAHGKFTVIKK, from the coding sequence TGGTGATGGTTACCTCTACGCAGTTGGCAGGTCAAGTGGAACTGGTTCTGATAAGGATCTGCTGATTGTTAAAATATCATCTTCCGGCGCTGCTGTTACTACACCAGCTGTTACTACACCAGCTACTACCTATTACTATATCAAGGGTTATGTGAAAGATTCAGGTGGTACAGGAATAAGTGGTGTGACAGTCAATTGTACGGGGACAAGCCCCTACACTACAACATCCAATGGATATTACGAGTTTTTGAATCTTACTGCGAGTGGGAATTATACGATTACACCCTCCAAAACCGATTATGTTTTTAGTCCGACAGATAAGAGTTATACCACTCTTTCAGCGAACCAGAGTGACCAGAACTTCACAGGTAGAAAGCCGTTGTTGAGTGCGAGTGTGAGTTCACTTGATTTTGGTGAGGTGGTGATTGGCAATTCTAAATCATTAACATTCACAATAACAGATAGCACTTCAACAGGTCTTCTGTCAGGCACAATCTCTGATGATGTGAATTGGATAACGACGGATGTGACAACATTTACAGGTAATTCAACAGTAGTAACGGTTACTGTGAACACAACAGGATTATCAAAAAGTCAGTATTCAGGAACAATTACATTAACATCTAATGGTGGGAATACAAGTATCACTGTATCTGTATCTGCAACCTGTGTCTTAACCAAGCCGAACCCGTATAATCCGCGTGCAGGGAAAGTAACATTTTTTGGTAGTGGCGTTGTGCCAAATGATACGAAAATCAGAATCTATACAGTGAGTGGTGATTTAGTGAAGACAGTGAATACGACAACGACAGATTCGCAGGGCCAGCCAGTGCTGGAGTGGGATGGCAAAAACGAGGATGGCGATATGGTTGTTTCCGGTGTCTATATCTATGTTTCTGAAAGCCCGAAAGAAAAAGCACACGGCAAATTCACAGTGATAAAGAAGTAG
- a CDS encoding PorV/PorQ family protein, with amino-acid sequence MKQAKDLRLKVKSWYLLTCLLAYSLTYCLYGSAGTTHGDFLKVPVGARASAMGSAYTAVSDNAQATYWNPGGLTQMSNKNISFTHLQYVSGIRYGDISFAMPVGGGKKRVYGAELNTLYTEDNRRDTTGNKIGEFMNYNSALSVVCAEKLDENISCGISLKGIYLQLDDEQSGGVAVDCGALYDTAKKMKFGIVLQNLGPKIKFVDESAPLAINIRCGVSYQINEKFLVASDMMMPFEGAGTISVGCEYYVVKFLPVRVGYKYRSSGNNLGGLDGLSAGLGVSFKGYTLDYAFVPFGQFTNTHRFSFGMKF; translated from the coding sequence ATGAAACAGGCTAAAGATTTAAGGTTAAAGGTTAAAAGTTGGTATTTGCTTACTTGCTTACTCGCTTACTCGCTTACTTACTGTCTTTATGGCAGTGCCGGCACAACACACGGTGATTTCCTGAAAGTGCCGGTTGGTGCAAGAGCTTCTGCGATGGGCAGTGCCTATACCGCTGTTTCTGATAATGCCCAAGCAACCTACTGGAACCCTGGCGGACTTACTCAAATGAGTAATAAGAACATCTCATTTACACACTTACAATATGTCAGCGGGATACGGTATGGTGATATTTCCTTTGCGATGCCAGTTGGAGGGGGAAAAAAACGTGTTTACGGCGCAGAATTGAATACATTATACACAGAAGATAACCGAAGAGATACTACCGGCAACAAGATAGGCGAGTTTATGAATTACAACTCGGCATTATCCGTTGTGTGTGCTGAAAAGTTAGATGAGAACATATCCTGTGGTATTTCGCTGAAAGGAATATACTTACAATTAGATGATGAGCAATCAGGTGGCGTTGCTGTTGATTGCGGCGCCTTGTATGATACAGCCAAGAAAATGAAGTTTGGCATCGTGCTCCAGAATCTCGGTCCGAAAATAAAGTTTGTAGATGAAAGCGCGCCTTTAGCAATAAATATCCGCTGTGGAGTAAGTTATCAAATAAACGAAAAGTTTCTGGTAGCAAGTGATATGATGATGCCGTTTGAAGGTGCTGGCACGATTTCAGTTGGTTGTGAGTATTATGTAGTAAAGTTTTTACCTGTTCGTGTTGGGTATAAATATCGCAGTAGCGGGAATAATTTAGGCGGGCTTGACGGTTTATCCGCTGGTTTAGGTGTCAGTTTCAAAGGCTACACGCTTGATTATGCATTCGTTCCATTCGGTCAGTTCACTAATACCCACAGATTTTCATTCGGTATGAAGTTTTGA
- the csaB gene encoding polysaccharide pyruvyl transferase CsaB, with product MGEIVISGYYGFKNAGDELILKAIISDLRFYKPDIKITVLSANPSETSDRYSVHSVNRWDALSIIKEIAKCKMLVSGSGGLFQDTTGSLSLWYYLLIIAIAKLFKKSVFVYAVGIGEIKHSVNSSLIKYLFNKSRNSITVRTQQDKELLRKFGITKDIIITADPVLGLDILPSARNTGLTKQKIGIILRRTENWKTDIKIFAELYNLLKNNFNTEIIFIPFHLSDDLKFLSVIKNKIGSAIDIFLWKNTDELLELYSQLTAVVSMRLHGLILAAGYNIPFVAVQRYSKIRNFLYTLTKNDNLTNGTTANEIYLQLIDKIKKKESLETITDLKNKSKETAKLCIAVLTDEINIV from the coding sequence ATGGGTGAAATAGTTATATCCGGTTATTACGGCTTTAAGAATGCAGGTGATGAACTTATACTTAAAGCGATAATAAGCGACCTGCGGTTTTACAAGCCGGATATTAAAATTACCGTTTTATCTGCGAATCCAAGTGAGACATCCGATAGATATAGTGTGCATTCCGTCAATAGATGGGATGCTTTATCCATCATCAAAGAAATTGCAAAATGTAAAATGCTGGTGTCAGGCAGCGGTGGGCTTTTTCAGGATACAACAGGCTCTTTAAGTTTATGGTATTATCTACTAATAATCGCGATTGCTAAATTATTTAAGAAATCAGTTTTTGTTTATGCGGTCGGTATTGGAGAAATTAAACATTCAGTAAATAGTTCTTTAATAAAATATCTTTTTAATAAAAGCAGGAATTCTATCACAGTCCGAACACAACAGGATAAAGAATTACTCCGTAAGTTTGGTATTACTAAAGATATAATCATTACTGCCGACCCTGTTTTAGGGCTGGATATTTTACCATCAGCGAGAAATACGGGTTTGACAAAACAGAAAATCGGGATAATTTTGAGAAGGACAGAAAACTGGAAGACTGATATAAAAATATTTGCTGAACTCTATAATCTATTGAAAAATAATTTCAATACTGAAATTATTTTTATTCCGTTCCATTTAAGTGATGATTTAAAATTTCTATCAGTTATCAAAAATAAAATCGGTTCTGCAATAGATATTTTTCTATGGAAAAATACAGACGAGCTTCTGGAATTATATTCGCAACTAACTGCGGTGGTAAGTATGCGGCTTCACGGCTTGATACTAGCAGCAGGATACAATATACCATTTGTAGCAGTCCAGCGATATTCAAAAATAAGAAATTTTTTATATACGCTAACTAAAAACGATAATTTGACAAACGGAACTACAGCCAACGAAATTTATCTACAACTTATAGATAAAATCAAAAAAAAAGAGTCATTAGAAACTATAACCGATTTAAAAAATAAATCAAAAGAAACAGCAAAATTGTGTATTGCTGTATTGACAGACGAAATAAATATAGTATAA
- a CDS encoding permease-like cell division protein FtsX encodes MMQKLSFLSIGFITISVLFYGFFMLVAKNLAYYLAVLGEQVEIVAFIDDKLTDSQKKELLKKIENIKTIEKIKYTSKTEALAEFKKNPEFAKQIEILNENPLPATIDIYLKKGEKVPETIKETVNEIKKLGGAIEDIYYTSVEAENLLTVTKIFNDLRRWGNIITVLFVSFLFSAVSLSLQKKKILYGIIDGVIGSVIGFYILYLLQKFLFISNFKVPVFFTGGEIIIIFAVCIIVGVAVRIPKNVLEK; translated from the coding sequence ATGATGCAAAAATTATCTTTTTTATCAATTGGTTTTATCACAATATCTGTTCTGTTTTATGGCTTTTTTATGCTGGTTGCCAAGAACCTGGCTTATTATCTTGCTGTGCTTGGTGAACAGGTAGAAATAGTTGCATTTATTGACGATAAACTGACCGATAGCCAGAAAAAAGAACTACTAAAAAAAATAGAAAATATCAAAACAATTGAAAAAATAAAATATACTTCCAAAACAGAAGCACTTGCAGAATTCAAAAAAAATCCTGAGTTTGCGAAACAGATAGAAATTTTGAATGAGAACCCGCTACCCGCAACAATAGATATCTACTTAAAGAAGGGTGAAAAAGTTCCTGAAACTATCAAAGAAACAGTAAACGAAATAAAAAAATTAGGCGGGGCTATAGAAGATATTTATTATACTTCAGTTGAGGCGGAAAACCTGCTAACTGTTACTAAAATTTTTAATGATTTACGACGCTGGGGTAATATAATTACTGTTCTATTTGTTAGTTTTTTGTTTTCTGCGGTATCATTGTCGCTCCAAAAGAAAAAAATACTCTATGGTATTATTGACGGTGTAATAGGAAGTGTAATTGGCTTCTATATTTTATATTTACTTCAGAAATTCTTATTTATCTCTAACTTCAAGGTGCCTGTATTTTTTACTGGAGGTGAAATCATAATAATATTTGCTGTTTGTATCATCGTCGGTGTAGCGGTAAGAATACCAAAAAATGTTCTGGAAAAATAA
- a CDS encoding peptidoglycan DD-metalloendopeptidase family protein, protein MRLEIGDWRLEIGKEILVLSFISYLLSSICLYSADYDKQIEEYKQKIKKSREELVGVQTEISQKAKHIKTIKKKEASIETQLEHIIRKLETTKAELQKTKLLIKKQQKSIDGLKIKLATAKSEMLAWKEILRNEERFAYKQGVGRPVTDQYLARTILSSKSSADFIKKYKFLQLTARQKSFIYLQTLKNVREYESLKTKLETEMQSLKELELKKKNAEQLYSNQKKEKEKLLSSVVKKRVFYEQELTNLKDSEMMLSELLKLLEKKASETERRITRLKISKAKGVISWPLEGDSTDLRKNVTTYFGKQKHPELDTWIINNGIRIKSTLGQEVIAVDKGTVVFAGDFKSYGKMVIIDHAGGFYSVYGNLDRIIVTESHNVQKGEIIGVVGISVYSQDASLYFEFRKEGVPQDPLVWLK, encoded by the coding sequence ATGAGATTGGAGATTGGAGATTGGAGATTGGAGATTGGCAAGGAGATTTTGGTTCTATCTTTTATCTCTTATCTCCTATCTTCTATCTGCCTCTATTCTGCTGATTATGATAAACAGATAGAAGAATACAAGCAAAAAATAAAAAAAAGCAGAGAAGAACTTGTTGGGGTTCAGACGGAAATATCGCAAAAAGCCAAACATATAAAAACGATAAAAAAGAAAGAAGCGTCTATTGAAACGCAACTTGAACACATTATCCGCAAACTTGAGACAACCAAAGCAGAACTGCAAAAAACCAAATTGCTGATAAAAAAACAGCAGAAATCAATAGACGGGTTAAAAATTAAATTAGCAACGGCAAAATCAGAAATGTTAGCCTGGAAAGAGATACTCAGAAATGAAGAGCGGTTTGCATATAAGCAGGGAGTAGGCAGACCTGTTACAGACCAGTATCTTGCAAGGACAATACTGTCATCTAAATCTTCTGCAGATTTTATCAAAAAGTATAAATTCCTTCAACTTACCGCGAGGCAGAAGTCGTTTATTTATCTGCAAACATTAAAAAATGTCAGAGAATATGAATCGCTTAAAACCAAACTTGAAACAGAAATGCAATCATTAAAAGAACTGGAATTAAAGAAGAAAAATGCTGAACAATTATATTCAAACCAAAAAAAAGAGAAAGAGAAACTTCTATCCAGTGTTGTTAAAAAACGGGTTTTTTACGAGCAGGAATTAACAAATCTGAAGGATTCAGAAATGATGCTTTCGGAGTTGCTAAAACTGTTAGAAAAAAAAGCGTCTGAGACAGAACGCCGAATCACGCGGCTCAAAATATCAAAAGCGAAAGGGGTTATTTCATGGCCGCTTGAAGGCGATTCTACTGATTTACGAAAAAATGTTACAACATATTTTGGCAAACAGAAACATCCTGAACTGGATACATGGATAATCAATAATGGTATCAGAATCAAATCTACACTCGGTCAGGAAGTGATTGCTGTGGATAAAGGAACGGTTGTGTTCGCTGGCGACTTCAAGTCATATGGGAAAATGGTAATTATAGACCACGCAGGTGGTTTTTATTCCGTCTATGGAAATCTGGATAGAATAATTGTGACAGAAAGCCATAATGTTCAAAAAGGCGAAATTATCGGTGTTGTTGGTATTTCTGTATATTCGCAGGATGCATCACTATATTTTGAATTCCGGAAAGAAGGTGTACCCCAAGACCCACTTGTGTGGTTGAAATAA
- a CDS encoding S41 family peptidase has translation MFKKKKWILTLILFSVVLGFSLLKFNTIKAASDDIYGQIKILSQILVYVRESYVEEPDMKKLIYGAADGMTKTLDPYSQFMEPEEAKEMKVHTEGHFGGLGIKIESSKDGWITVVTPIPGTPAWRQGILPEDKIIKIDGESAKDISLDKAVEKLRGKPGTKVTITIAREGKEPFDLTITREDIPIITVTGTKMLTDTIGYLRITEMNAKTIGELDKALAELKDKGMKSLVLDLRNCPGGLLNVAVDICKRFVSDNKLIVYTQGRKFPKQEYRADSAASYSDIPTTVLVNKGSASGSEIVAGCFQDNKRGIVIGMQTFGKGSVQSLLPLEGEASLRLTTQKYYTPSGKCIHRDEEKKTGGITPDIVIDVPRETEIALMKQAFAVEVAAAKDRDKISKEDKTYNVAVSSPTVEKEKIKDEILERAVQLLQVRDILLSK, from the coding sequence ATGTTTAAGAAGAAAAAATGGATTTTGACATTAATTTTGTTTTCAGTAGTATTGGGTTTTTCATTGCTAAAATTTAACACAATCAAAGCTGCATCTGACGATATTTACGGGCAGATAAAAATTCTATCACAGATACTGGTTTATGTTCGTGAAAGTTATGTAGAAGAGCCAGATATGAAAAAACTTATCTATGGCGCTGCGGATGGGATGACAAAAACGCTTGACCCGTATTCGCAATTTATGGAGCCTGAAGAAGCGAAAGAAATGAAGGTCCATACTGAAGGACATTTCGGCGGGTTAGGAATCAAAATTGAATCATCAAAAGATGGCTGGATTACTGTTGTTACGCCGATTCCGGGGACACCTGCATGGCGACAGGGTATTTTACCAGAAGATAAAATTATAAAAATAGATGGCGAGAGTGCAAAAGATATTTCATTAGATAAAGCGGTAGAAAAATTACGCGGGAAACCCGGCACGAAAGTTACAATCACAATTGCTCGGGAAGGTAAAGAGCCGTTTGATTTAACAATCACCCGTGAGGATATTCCTATAATAACTGTTACCGGCACAAAAATGCTTACTGATACAATAGGGTATTTAAGAATCACTGAGATGAATGCAAAAACAATTGGAGAACTTGATAAGGCATTAGCCGAATTAAAAGACAAAGGAATGAAATCACTGGTGTTGGATTTACGAAACTGCCCTGGTGGATTGTTGAATGTTGCAGTTGATATCTGTAAAAGATTTGTCAGCGATAATAAGTTGATTGTTTATACGCAGGGCAGAAAATTTCCAAAACAAGAATACCGCGCAGATTCGGCTGCTTCATATTCTGATATTCCGACGACAGTGCTTGTTAATAAAGGCTCTGCATCAGGTAGTGAAATTGTAGCAGGCTGTTTCCAGGACAACAAAAGAGGAATCGTTATCGGGATGCAGACATTTGGTAAGGGCTCCGTCCAATCGCTGCTCCCACTTGAAGGCGAGGCATCACTTCGGCTGACAACACAGAAGTATTATACACCGTCAGGTAAATGTATCCATCGTGATGAAGAAAAAAAAACCGGCGGTATTACACCTGATATTGTGATTGATGTTCCCCGTGAAACCGAGATTGCGCTTATGAAACAGGCGTTTGCAGTTGAAGTCGCTGCTGCAAAAGATAGAGACAAGATAAGTAAGGAAGATAAAACATATAATGTAGCAGTATCAAGTCCAACAGTAGAGAAAGAAAAAATAAAAGACGAGATTTTAGAACGCGCTGTTCAACTCTTACAAGTACGAGATATTCTGCTCTCAAAATAG
- a CDS encoding divergent polysaccharide deacetylase family protein → MKKIFRLLLIIIIVAAISYYLRRKPEDLSALSNNIDIKINSILTDFGITDVDVLACFRTEEKTKKARWVKVTKKIRTKYKYEDIVGEIKIGLEQFGVEIEFAENTLVISKAGLVLNKIFFVPLEIKVPKFKAAIIIDDLGYKKDELKTFLELGIPLTYTILPYERYSSYLADELKSQSQEYFLHQPMEPEGYPKTNPGKTAILVNMSAKEIEKKILENLKNIDGAKGINNHMGSMFTQNKAKMEIVLKIVKTKNLIFVDSHTTPKSVAYKTAKTMGITALQNEVFLDNKDNLDYILNQLSIFKNRIKKNGQCVAIGHIHRKNTPIALAKIIPEFQKERIEFLTVSEYLESELLLSQK, encoded by the coding sequence ATGAAAAAGATTTTTCGGCTATTACTCATTATTATTATAGTGGCTGCGATTTCGTATTATTTAAGACGGAAACCGGAAGATTTATCAGCACTTTCAAATAATATTGATATAAAAATCAACAGTATCCTGACAGATTTCGGAATTACCGATGTAGATGTTTTAGCCTGTTTCAGAACTGAAGAGAAAACGAAAAAGGCAAGATGGGTCAAGGTAACAAAAAAAATAAGAACAAAATATAAGTATGAAGATATTGTTGGAGAAATAAAAATTGGACTTGAACAATTTGGGGTTGAGATTGAGTTCGCTGAAAATACACTTGTTATCTCAAAGGCTGGTCTGGTTTTGAACAAGATATTTTTTGTCCCGTTAGAGATCAAAGTTCCTAAATTCAAAGCAGCAATCATTATTGATGACCTCGGCTACAAAAAAGACGAACTAAAAACTTTTCTGGAATTAGGGATACCGTTGACATATACAATCCTTCCATATGAAAGATACTCGTCCTATTTAGCAGATGAGTTAAAAAGTCAGAGTCAAGAGTATTTTTTGCATCAGCCAATGGAGCCGGAAGGATATCCTAAAACCAATCCCGGTAAAACAGCAATTTTAGTGAATATGTCTGCTAAAGAGATAGAAAAAAAAATTCTGGAAAATTTGAAAAATATAGACGGTGCAAAAGGGATAAATAATCATATGGGCAGTATGTTCACACAGAACAAAGCAAAAATGGAGATTGTTCTAAAAATCGTAAAAACTAAAAATCTTATTTTTGTTGATTCTCATACAACACCGAAATCAGTTGCCTACAAAACCGCGAAAACGATGGGGATAACCGCACTGCAAAACGAGGTTTTTCTTGATAATAAGGATAACCTTGATTATATTCTGAACCAACTTTCAATTTTTAAGAACCGAATCAAAAAAAACGGGCAGTGTGTTGCAATCGGGCATATTCATAGAAAAAATACACCGATTGCACTTGCAAAAATTATTCCTGAATTCCAGAAAGAAAGAATAGAGTTTCTGACTGTTTCTGAATACTTGGAATCAGAACTGTTACTCTCCCAAAAATAA
- the tsaD gene encoding tRNA (adenosine(37)-N6)-threonylcarbamoyltransferase complex transferase subunit TsaD, giving the protein MIILGIETSCDDTAAAIVKNGTDVLSDIVSSQVRIHKKYSGIVPELAARHHLENINFVIDKTMQDARCKMQDIDAIAVTVGPGLIGSLLIGTTTAQAIAQILKIPVVAVNHIEGHVFANYIRTQEHKNTRTVVKPPFIALVVSGGHTDLILVKQLGIYKVLGRTRDDAVGEAFDKIAKFLELGYPGGPVIDKLAKKGNPNKINFPRPYLWDSWDFSFSGLKTAVINYTREHMNIRTRERLSDLCASFQQACIDVLVSKTVSACKKYNIKRIALGGGVAANSKLRADFIKRCKQEELKLFIPESISCTDNAAMIASAGYFKLKKVGRQQTINPSANVELKSWNYR; this is encoded by the coding sequence ATGATAATACTGGGTATTGAAACTTCCTGCGATGATACCGCTGCTGCGATTGTAAAAAACGGAACAGATGTTCTTTCAGATATTGTTTCTTCACAAGTAAGGATACACAAAAAATATAGCGGGATTGTGCCTGAACTTGCAGCCCGTCACCATCTTGAGAATATAAACTTTGTAATAGATAAAACGATGCAAGATGCTAGATGTAAGATGCAAGATATAGATGCTATTGCTGTTACTGTCGGACCCGGACTTATTGGCTCACTTTTGATTGGTACAACAACTGCACAGGCAATCGCACAAATATTAAAGATTCCTGTTGTTGCTGTAAATCACATAGAGGGACATGTTTTTGCAAATTACATCAGAACACAAGAACACAAGAACACAAGAACTGTTGTTAAACCGCCATTTATTGCATTGGTTGTTTCAGGCGGGCATACGGATTTAATACTGGTAAAACAATTAGGAATATACAAGGTTCTTGGAAGAACACGGGATGATGCAGTTGGCGAGGCGTTTGATAAAATAGCAAAGTTTTTGGAGCTTGGTTATCCAGGCGGACCTGTTATTGATAAACTTGCAAAAAAAGGCAACCCAAACAAAATCAATTTTCCAAGACCATACTTATGGGATTCCTGGGATTTCTCATTCTCAGGACTTAAGACTGCGGTTATCAATTATACTCGTGAACATATGAACATAAGAACTCGTGAACGCCTTTCTGACTTATGTGCTTCATTCCAGCAGGCTTGTATTGATGTGCTTGTCAGCAAAACTGTTTCAGCATGTAAAAAATATAATATCAAAAGAATCGCTTTAGGCGGTGGTGTAGCAGCAAACTCTAAATTGCGTGCTGATTTTATTAAAAGATGTAAGCAGGAAGAACTGAAATTGTTCATACCAGAATCTATTTCCTGTACCGATAATGCTGCTATGATTGCTTCTGCCGGATATTTTAAGTTAAAAAAAGTCGGTAGACAACAAACAATAAACCCATCGGCAAATGTTGAATTAAAAAGTTGGAACTACAGATGA
- the larB gene encoding nickel pincer cofactor biosynthesis protein LarB, translating into MKDFILDTDRFHRQCFPEAVYCSGKTINQILAIVKELLSHRGEPIILTRVTPEIYRAVKNRFKKIKYHKLARLITISANRLIAHSPPSPNRYVAVVTAGTSDIPVAEEAAVVAETLGNNVRKIYDVGVAGIHRLFKFEKIIKNASCVVVCAGMEGALSSVVGGLVSKVVIGVPTSTGYGTGKGGYSALLTMLNSCSPNVCVVNIDNGFGAGVIASIINKNPV; encoded by the coding sequence ATGAAAGATTTTATATTAGATACAGACCGATTTCACAGACAGTGTTTTCCTGAGGCAGTTTATTGTTCGGGAAAAACCATCAACCAAATTTTAGCGATCGTAAAAGAATTATTAAGCCATCGCGGTGAACCTATAATTCTTACTCGTGTTACTCCCGAAATCTATCGTGCAGTAAAAAACAGGTTCAAAAAAATAAAATACCACAAACTTGCTCGGCTGATCACCATCTCAGCCAATCGCCTAATCGCCCATTCGCCACCCTCGCCTAATCGCTATGTTGCAGTAGTTACGGCAGGAACTTCGGATATACCGGTTGCTGAAGAGGCAGCAGTTGTTGCAGAAACACTCGGGAATAATGTTAGAAAAATTTATGATGTCGGTGTAGCAGGAATTCATCGGCTTTTTAAGTTTGAGAAAATTATAAAAAACGCATCCTGTGTTGTTGTCTGTGCTGGTATGGAAGGCGCCTTATCGTCGGTAGTTGGCGGACTGGTTTCAAAAGTTGTTATTGGTGTACCGACATCAACCGGTTATGGCACAGGTAAAGGTGGCTATTCGGCACTTTTAACAATGTTAAATTCCTGTTCGCCTAATGTCTGCGTTGTTAATATAGATAACGGCTTTGGTGCTGGAGTTATAGCAAGTATAATCAATAAAAATCCTGTATGA
- the larC gene encoding nickel pincer cofactor biosynthesis protein LarC translates to MKLAYFDCSSGISGDMILSALVDAGLSSEYLVSQLKKLHIGNFTLKFSDTLRQGIHAKFACVHGGQHFKKFSQVREIIEKSKLFKKIKQQSLKIFLKLAKAEAKVHSEKGDVDVDSIHFHQLAQVDTMLDIAGAVIGLDALDIEKIFSSPLNLGIPAPATAEIIKGLPVYSTDTEYELTTPTGAAIISTIAADFCPLPLMRVHKTGAGAGTLELDYPNILKIYIGESEKKYFSTDEKILLETNIDDMDPRIYPYLQAKLLQNGAVDVWMTNIYSKKGRPGIILSVLTEKKDEKKIVDIIFSETTTLGIRQVPVSRFILNRTKTEKYKIAKLQNSVKKSAEFEEAVKIAERKKIPLREVL, encoded by the coding sequence ATGAAACTAGCGTATTTTGATTGCTCATCAGGTATTTCAGGTGATATGATTTTATCCGCACTGGTTGATGCAGGGCTTTCATCAGAATATCTGGTTAGCCAGTTAAAAAAATTGCATATCGGTAATTTTACACTAAAATTTTCGGATACACTCAGACAAGGGATTCATGCTAAATTTGCCTGTGTTCACGGTGGACAACATTTTAAAAAATTTTCACAAGTAAGAGAAATTATAGAAAAATCAAAACTTTTTAAAAAAATCAAACAGCAAAGTTTAAAGATATTCTTGAAACTGGCAAAAGCAGAAGCAAAAGTTCATTCTGAAAAGGGAGACGTGGATGTGGATTCTATTCACTTTCATCAACTTGCCCAGGTGGATACGATGCTGGATATTGCTGGAGCAGTGATTGGATTAGATGCGTTAGATATAGAAAAAATTTTTTCATCACCATTAAATCTTGGTATTCCTGCACCAGCAACTGCTGAAATTATAAAAGGGCTCCCAGTGTATTCAACCGATACAGAATACGAACTAACTACACCCACAGGTGCTGCAATCATTTCTACAATAGCAGCTGATTTTTGTCCGCTTCCATTGATGCGAGTTCACAAAACTGGTGCTGGCGCAGGCACATTAGAACTTGATTATCCAAATATACTAAAAATCTATATTGGCGAATCAGAAAAGAAATACTTTAGTACTGACGAAAAAATTCTGTTAGAGACAAATATTGACGATATGGACCCGCGAATTTATCCATATCTTCAAGCGAAACTGCTTCAAAACGGCGCTGTAGATGTTTGGATGACTAATATTTATTCAAAGAAGGGGCGGCCTGGAATAATTCTTTCAGTACTTACAGAAAAGAAAGACGAAAAAAAAATTGTTGATATAATTTTTTCAGAAACAACCACGCTCGGTATCCGTCAGGTTCCGGTTTCAAGATTTATATTGAACAGAACAAAAACTGAAAAATATAAAATTGCAAAACTGCAAAATAGCGTCAAAAAATCAGCAGAATTTGAAGAGGCGGTAAAAATTGCAGAAAGAAAAAAAATTCCGTTGCGGGAGGTCTTGTGA
- a CDS encoding P-II family nitrogen regulator — MKKIEVVCPKLKLEELKKVIYEFDIGGFLITNLTGVGFHRGAEKHRGLKYVEMPKIKVEAVIKDADVDVIIAELLKVLQTGKIGDGKIFIYPADNVIRVRTGEKEAI; from the coding sequence GTGAAAAAAATTGAGGTTGTATGCCCAAAATTAAAACTTGAAGAGTTAAAAAAGGTAATTTATGAATTTGATATAGGCGGTTTCTTAATAACAAATCTAACAGGCGTTGGATTTCATCGTGGTGCTGAAAAGCATCGCGGACTGAAATATGTAGAAATGCCAAAAATCAAGGTTGAAGCAGTGATAAAAGATGCGGATGTGGATGTGATTATTGCTGAACTCTTAAAAGTGCTTCAAACAGGTAAAATTGGCGATGGCAAAATTTTTATTTATCCGGCTGATAATGTTATACGGGTAAGAACTGGTGAAAAAGAAGCAATTTAA